The Dioscorea cayenensis subsp. rotundata cultivar TDr96_F1 chromosome 7, TDr96_F1_v2_PseudoChromosome.rev07_lg8_w22 25.fasta, whole genome shotgun sequence genome includes a region encoding these proteins:
- the LOC120264233 gene encoding 60S ribosomal protein L36-2-like, with product MAPPQPNSGLFVGMNKGHIVTKRELAPRPSSRKGKTSKRVHFVKNLIREVAGFAPYEKRITELLKVGKDKRALKVAKRKLGTHKRAKKKREEMANVLRKMRSAGVSEKKK from the exons ATGGCGCCGCCTCAGCCGAACAGTGGCCTTTTTGTGGGGATGAACAAAGGCCACATCGTCACCAAGCGCGAGTTGGCCCCTCGCCCTTCCAGCAGGAAAGGG AAAACCAGCAAAAGAGTGCATTTTGTGAAGAATTTGATCAGAGAAGTAGCTGGATTTGCTCCTTATGAGAAACGAATTACCGAGCTTCTAAAGGTTGGAAAAGACAAGCGTGCTCTGAAAGTGGCAAAGCGCAAGTTGGGCACCCACAAGAGGGCCAAGAAGAAGCGCGAGGAGATGGCGAATGTCCTTAGGAAGATGAG GTCTGCTGGAGTAtcagagaagaagaaatga
- the LOC120264786 gene encoding E3 ubiquitin-protein ligase XB3-like, whose amino-acid sequence MGQRLSCTRSSREHEFFSAVQSGDVELVELCLRRDPAMFNQTTIYDRLSSLHIAAANGRLEVLSIILERSVNPDLLNRHKQTPLMLAAMHGKLACVQRLLQAGANILMFDSLHGRTCLHFAAYYGHYDCLQAILDAAHSTPVADSWGFARFVNVRDGNGATPLHLASRHKRPECVHILLDNGALVCASTGGYGCPGSTPLHLAARGGSLDCVRALLAWGADRLQRDSSGRIPFMVALKRNHGACAALLNPASAEPLVWPSPLKFISELEPEAKLLLEAALMEANKEREKNILKGTAYSLPSPLNSEDGMDDNVSEMSESELCCICFDQVCTIEVQDCGHQMCAHCTLALCCHNKPNPSSLCMSTPVCPFCRSNIARLVVVKTKAEDDSEKDAPSKIRKLRRSCNHSEGSSSFKGLTAFGSFGMMSGRGSGRRASTSEIMDKP is encoded by the exons ATGGGGCAAAGGTTGAGTTGCACTCGATCAAGCCGTGAGCATGAGTTCTTTAGCGCCGTGCAGTCTGGCGACGTAGAGCTAGTTGAGCTTTGTCTTCGTCGTGATCCGGCTATGTTCAATCAGACTACCATATACGACCGCCTCTCTTCCCTCCATATCGCCGCTGCCAATGGCCGCCTCGAG GTTCTTTCTATAATTTTAGAGCGGTCTGTGAATCCTGACCTTTTGAATCGTCACAAACAA ACCCCATTGATGTTGGCTGCAATGCATGGGAAGTTGGCATGTGTGCAGAGGCTACTCCAAGCTGGAGCAAAT ATCTTGATGTTTGACTCACTGCATGGGAGGACTTGCTTGCATTTTGCTGCTTATTATGGCCATTACGATTGCTTGCAAGCCATTCTGGATGCTGCCCATTCCACACCTGTGGCTGATTCCTG GGGATTTGCCCGTTTTGTGAATGTTAGAGATGGCAATGGGGCAACACCGTTGCACCTTGCATCTAGGCATAAACGGCCGGAGTGTGTTCACATTCTACTTGACAATGGAGCTCTTGTTTGTGCTTCAACGGGTGGATATGG ATGTCCGGGGAGCACTCCACTACATTTAGCAGCTCGTGGAGGATCTTTGGATTGTGTCAGAGCGCTTTTAGCATGGGGAGCTGATCGGCTCCAGAGAGATTCATCTGG GAGAATACCATTCATGGTTGCTTTGAAAAGAAATCACGGAGCATGTGCGGCTCTGCTTAACCCGGCATCGGCTGAGCCTCTGGTTTGGCCTTCTCCGTTGAAGTTTATCAGTGAGCTCGAACCGGAAGCGAAGCTTCTGCTCGAGGCGGCTCTAATGGAGGCTAATAAGGAAAgggagaaaaatattttgaagggGACAGCGTATTCCTTGCCGTCTCCCTTGAATTCAGAAGACGGAATGGATGATAATGTCTCTGAG ATGAGTGAGTCTGAGCTCTGCTGCATATGCTTCGATCAAGTCTGCACCATCGAGGTCCAAGACTGCGGGCACCAAATGTGTGCACACTGCACACTGGCTCTCTGCTGCCATAACAAGCCTAATCCTTCCTCATTATGCATGTCTACGCCTGTTTGCCCCTTTTGCCGCAGCAACATTGCTAGATTGGTGGTAGTGAAGACCAAGGCCGAAGATGATAGCGAAAAGGATGCACCGTCGAAGATAAGAAAGTTAAGACGGTCATGCAACCACAGTGAGGGAAGCAGCAGTTTCAAGGGCCTCACGGCCTTTGGTTCTTTCGGAATGATGAGTGGCCGTGGCTCAGGACGGAGAGCGAGTACTAGTGAAATCATGGACAAGCCTTAA